The region GCAATGAATGGCTTGGCGCGTTGACTCCGCCCCCTCCGGATGCGGCCCAGGTGGACCCGAAGATCGTCATCCCGCTTCACGGCGCGTCAAACCGCAAGGTGCATAGTTCGCAAATTTTCCAGCGAATTATCGCAGTCAGCAAGGTTATGGCTGCAGGCGCACCTTTGCCACGAACATTGTTGTTCCTTGACTTTTTACCCATCCAACCGCCGAGCACCTTGCGGCTTTTATCTTGCCGTCGACCCTCCCGACGATTCGCATGCATATTCCACTTCGAAACAGGCACTCCATGATGCGACAAAGCACGCTTCGTGTTCACGCCGTATCTCACTTGCTTTGGTGTGTTGATGGTTCAGCGAAAAGCACATTGCCGCTGGAAGCCAACGACGATCGTGATGCGTTTGAAGTGTGAATTCGCAAACTTTCTGGCGCGGTCGAACTCGCGATCAAAGTGTGATTGGGCGCCGGTGCGAGCGCAGTCATATCAATCGTTTGTGCGCTGGCCGATGTTGGCTCAAATGCAGCGTGGGCGATCGCGAAGAGCGTCTTGGTCTGTGCGGTTTGTCGATCGTCAAATTGCAATATTGCTGACGTGAATTTGCTTTTGCTTGACGCTTTCAGGTGTTCTGCGCTGTCATGAGCGGCGCCGGAAATAGTCAATTGTGATACCCCCGAAGCGCTGGCAGAATGATGCGGAACGTCAGGCACGCCGATCACGGGCGCGAGCACGGCGACATAGTTGCGCGTCTCTTCAGGAAGCGGTCGGCCGCGCTTCAGATAGTCGTCGTATCGTCCGGGTCCTGCATTGTAGGCCGCCAAAAAGCCGCCTGGGCCGAAGCGGTCGTGCATCTCGCGCAGATAGGCCGCACCCGCGAGGATATTGTTGCGGGGTTCGTAAGGATCGGCGCCGAGTTGGTAACGAAGCCGCAGTGCCGCGTAGGTTTCGGGCATCACCTGCATTAGCCCCATCGCACCTTTTGCCGACATTGCGCCCCTGTCGCCGTTGCTCTCTGCCCGCATGACGGCGCGGATCCAATGCGCTGGCAGCCCGAAGCGCTGCGAGGCTTCGGCAATCAATGAGGCCCATGAGGATGTTGCGGTCGCGCTTTTTTGTGCGGACTTTCCAGCAATTGCAACACGCGAGCAAGACAGGAGCCAGAACCCAGCGATGAGAAACGAGAACGCCATTATTCCGACGCGTGGGAGACTTGCCGTCGAGAACCATTCCTTCCATCGCGAAGTGCTAGCACTCTGTCTGAAGGGCCGCTCAAGTCCATAAATGCGTCCGCCAAACGTATCGATCCTGCCCGGAACAGAGGATTGGAGCCGCTCGCGATCGAAAAGAGAAATGGATGGTTTCAGGCAGAGGATCTGCATGGTCACGGCTCCGTGAATGTCCAGAGTGGAACCGCACGACCGAGGATCGAGGTATCGGGAAGCGGGCCGAAATAGCGGCCGTCGAGGGAATCGGCGGACTGCCAGTTCATGAGGAAGACCTCGCCTTCCGCAATCATGCGGCAGCCCTGCCAAGCGGGCAGGGGCCGGCCCCGGTGATCCCGTTCGCGAGCCGTGGCCATCGCAACGCCATCGATCATGATGGCGAGACGGATGCGACAGACTGTCTGACCGGGAAGGGCAAGAATCTGTTTCAAGAGCGGCACGCCGTGTGGCAAATAGCCCCTCTCGGCCAGAAACCCTGCGACCGGCTCGGGCGCCATAACGAGGACGAGATCGGGTATGGCCAGATACTCTTTCGGCTGTACACGATAGAGCCCGATTGGAGCGCTCGCCGAGGCGTTCCAGATTAAGACGGGCGACCAATCAATCGCCGCCGGAATGGTAGTAAGCACCACGCCACCAAGCACTGTGGCAAGAACGACGATGCGCATATTCATCCTTCAACCTTTCGTCGAAGGAGCCAGGCATTATGATGGTCTCGGCTTGTCCGTCGTCAGATAATTTGAGACAGATGGCGGCGTGATTTAATGGAGGACGCGGCTCATCTGATGTTTGATTTTATGCGGCGTTCAATTGGTGTTGCAAGCGACGATTTTGGATGGTGGCTCGTTTGATCCTTTCTCGTTGCAGCAGAATGGTTTGTCCTCGGCCGAAGTAGACGTCAGCCGGCGTGAGATTGTCCAGGCTCTCGTGATAGCGGCGATGATTGTAGTGATCGACGAAGGTGTCGATCCTGGCTTCCAGGTCGCCGGGCAGATAATAGTTCTCAAGCAAGACGCGATTCTTGAGCGTCTGATGCCAGCGCTCGATTTTGCCCTGTGTTTGCGGGTGGCAGGGCGCGCCGCGCACGTGATCCATGTTGCGTTTGTCCAGCCATTCGGCCAGATTGGCCGAGATGTAGGAAGGGCCATTGTCCGAGAGCAATCGCGGACGATGGACGACCTTGGCGTGATCAAGCCCCGCGGCTTGCAACGCCAGGTCGAGTGTTTCCGTGACGTCCCCGACCTTCATCGTCGTACAGAGCTTCCAGGCGATGATGTAGCGCGAGAAGTCGTCCAATATCGTGCTGAGGTAGAACCAACCCCAACCAATCACCTTGAGATAAGTGAAGTCGGTCTGCCAGAGCTGGTTGGGCGCCGTCGTCTTGTCCTTGAACTCATCGGCGGCCTTCATGACGATGTAGGCGGGACTGGCGATTAGGTCGTGCTCCTTCAGCAGGCGATAAACCGAAGCTTCCGAAACAAAATAGCTTTTTGTGTCGGTGAAGCGTGTCGCCAGTTCCCGTGGCGACAGCTCCGGCTCGTCCAGGGCCAGTTGCACGATCTGGCCCCGCACATTGTCAGGAATTCGGTTCCAGACGCGGTCGGGCCTGGGAGATCGGTCTTCCAGGGCCTCTGGCCCGCCAGTCTGGCAAAGGTCGCACCATCGATAAAAGGTGGCGCGAGAGACGCCGAGTTTCTCCAGCGTCCGGCGCGCCGGCAGATGGGATTGCTCGACCAGCCGGATGATCTCCAGTTTCTCGGAAGCCGGATATCTCATTCCTCGCTTTCCCCATCCGCGATCATGCTTTTTTTGAGCAGGCGCAATTCCAGCGCCTGCTCGGCGACGACCTCCTTCAGTGCCTGAGCTTCCCGGCGCAGGTCCTTGACCTCGCCGCTGGTCGCCGCACGCGCCGTGTCGCCCGCCAAGCGCCGCTT is a window of Methylocapsa sp. D3K7 DNA encoding:
- a CDS encoding lytic transglycosylase domain-containing protein: MQILCLKPSISLFDRERLQSSVPGRIDTFGGRIYGLERPFRQSASTSRWKEWFSTASLPRVGIMAFSFLIAGFWLLSCSRVAIAGKSAQKSATATSSWASLIAEASQRFGLPAHWIRAVMRAESNGDRGAMSAKGAMGLMQVMPETYAALRLRYQLGADPYEPRNNILAGAAYLREMHDRFGPGGFLAAYNAGPGRYDDYLKRGRPLPEETRNYVAVLAPVIGVPDVPHHSASASGVSQLTISGAAHDSAEHLKASSKSKFTSAILQFDDRQTAQTKTLFAIAHAAFEPTSASAQTIDMTALAPAPNHTLIASSTAPESLRIHTSNASRSSLASSGNVLFAEPSTHQSK
- a CDS encoding S26 family signal peptidase: MRIVVLATVLGGVVLTTIPAAIDWSPVLIWNASASAPIGLYRVQPKEYLAIPDLVLVMAPEPVAGFLAERGYLPHGVPLLKQILALPGQTVCRIRLAIMIDGVAMATARERDHRGRPLPAWQGCRMIAEGEVFLMNWQSADSLDGRYFGPLPDTSILGRAVPLWTFTEP
- a CDS encoding IS3 family transposase (programmed frameshift) translates to MSQKSGTAKSSSERIVKDIRRATRKQYSAEEKIRIVLDGLRGEHSIAELCRREGIAESLYYTWSKEFLEAGKRRLAGDTARAATSGEVKDLRREAQALKEVVAEQALELRLLKKKHDRGWGKRGMRYPASEKLEIIRLVEQSHLPARRTLEKLGVSRATFYRWCDLCQTGGPEALEDRSPRPDRVWNRIPDNVRGQIVQLALDEPELSPRELATRFTDTKSYFVSEASVYRLLKEHDLIASPAYIVMKAADEFKDKTTAPNQLWQTDFTYLKVIGWGWFYLSTILDDFSRYIIAWKLCTTMKVGDVTETLDLALQAAGLDHAKVVHRPRLLSDNGPSYISANLAEWLDKRNMDHVRGAPCHPQTQGKIERWHQTLKNRVLLENYYLPGDLEARIDTFVDHYNHRRYHESLDNLTPADVYFGRGQTILLQRERIKRATIQNRRLQHQLNAA